A window of Agrobacterium vitis genomic DNA:
CGATGCCGACAGCGTTGGCGCACCGGGTGTGCAGGCTGATGCCGAAATGTGCATGATGATGGCCGATACGCTGGAAGCGCTGGGCATCAAGCGCGGCGATTACGTGATCCGGGTGAATAACCGAAAGGTGCTGGATGGCGTGATGGAAGCCATCGGGCTGGGCGGTGATGAGAATGCGGCACGGCGGCTCAACGTGCTGCGGGCGATTGATAAGCTGGATAAGTTTCCCGTCAATGAGATCAGAAAGCTTCTTGGCGTTGGTCGCTGGGACGGCGGTGAAGAAGGCAAAGGCGATTTCACGAAAGGTGCTGGACTGAATGAAATTCAAATCGATGCAGTGCTTTGGTACACCACAGTTACTCTTGATCGCGTAGCTCCCGCTAGCGAGTTTTCAGCAGACCTGCGGACCGATATGAAGAAGGCAGCATCTGCGGGTAACGTGCGCTGCAATATAGAATTGCTTAATGACTGGTCTGATGATGCTAATATCGAGAACTGGGCGAAATTGGGCGGAAAAAGCGACATTTTACTAGAAGGAATAAAAGAACTTCGTCAAATGGCGCATATCTTCTACGCGACTGGATACGGTACTAAAAGAATAAGCATCGACCCCTCCGTAGTCCGAGGCCTCGAATACTACACCGGCCCCGTCTACGAAGCCGAACTGACCTTCGACGTCACCAACGAAAAAGGCGAAAAGGTTGTCTTCGGCTCGGTCGGCGGCGGCGGGCGTTATGATGGGCTCGTGTCGCGCTTCATGGGCCAGCCTGTTCCGGCCACCGGCTTTTCCATTGGCGTCTCGCGCCTGATGACGGCCTTGAAAAACTTGGGCAAGCTGGGCGCTGAAGAGGTTCCCGCGCCGGTTCTGATCACCGTGATGGATGGCGATGTCGAGAGCATGGGGCGCTATCAACGCTTTACCCAGGCGCTTCGCAATGAAGGCATTCGCGCTGAAATGTATCAGGGCAATTGGAAGAAATTCGGCAATCAGCTGAAATATGCCGACCGTCGCGGCTCCCCCATCGCCATCATTCAGGGCGGCGATGAGCGCGAACAGGGGGTGGTGCAGATCAAGGATCTGATCGAAGGCAAGCGTCTGTCAGGCGAGATCACCGACAATACCGAATGGCGCGAAGCCCGCGTGGCGCAGATTGTCGTGCCGGAAGCAGAGCTTGTGGCCAAGGTGAAGGAAATTCTGGCCGCCCAGGCGGACGATCGGGCGCGGGCGAAGTAGGGTTTTTGAAGTCGGCAAAAGAGAATATTACGCCCTCTAACGCCCCCTTCCCCCTCCACTCTTTATACGCTAGAACCAGTTCAGGATCGGTTGTAACGCACCGATCCCGGAGCGTAGAAACTCCGCGCACAACGGCCCGTGTCGGTCGTTATAAAGACACCCCTCAGCCATAGGTTTGTGGCTGAGGCGGTGGGCTATGTCTATATGGTCCACTCTCCATCCTTCTATGGTCGGGGAGGCCTTGGCGTATGTCCAGAGCTTCGGCTTAAAGGCCAAGGCGGTCGTTTGTGTGCGGCTTTTCTACCTCCCCGATCGCCAGAGACCCCTCTCTGGCGATCGCTTGGTTTTCAAGCGTGGGAGGCAATGGACAATGGCCGATTACAACCTCTGGGCCGATCTTTTCGATACGTGGCAATCCTCATCCGATTGGATCAAGGCACTGGTCATCGTGACACCGCCGGGTTTTGCGGTCAGCGTGTTGGCGCTGCTGCTGCGCCACAGGCGGGAGAGACCGGGAAACCCACCACAAGGGGCAATTTACCAACCGCCACCGCGCCCGGAAGACTCGGCGGAAATTATCGACGTCACCATTCTCGACGCGGCAACCAACCTTCAAACCCGGTTGGAGGAAGCCCGCCACGCCCTGCTTCCGCAGAACCGTACTCTACTCGATAGCGAAGAACTGGGACGCCGGACCATCCGTCAGCAGATCGAACAGATCATTCTCGAAGAATACCACCGCCGGTCCGATCCGGCTGACGCCCTTGAGCGCGTGCGGCAATTCCTGAGACAACACCAGCCTCAGCAGAAAGACGGACGCCAAACTGAGGATTGACTGTGAGCAAGGGTGCATCCGAGGTGACGGCCCGCTCAAGCTGAGATAGACTGGAATCGCAACCACGGAGACAGTTTTGCAAGACAGCGCCCCCATTCCGGTCACCCAATGGAACGAGATGAAGAAGCTCGAAGCCTCGTGGTTCGACCGGCTGTCCACCGTTTGCCTTACGGTCGGCGTGGCCGCGCCGATTGCTGCCAGCAGCCTTTCGCCCAATGGTGATCATAAATTACCGCTGCTTGGCTTCGTCTTCTGGATTTTTCTGGCAATCGTGCTACATTTACGGGAAAGGC
This region includes:
- the hisS gene encoding histidine--tRNA ligase, giving the protein MSEKTKKPQKLRARLPRGFVDREAHDIRAVNEMTAKIREVYERYGFDPIETPLFEYTDALGKFLPDSDRPNEGVFSLQDDDEQWMSLRYDLTAPLARHVAENFNEIQLPYRTYRAGYVFRNEKPGPGRFRQFMQFDADSVGAPGVQADAEMCMMMADTLEALGIKRGDYVIRVNNRKVLDGVMEAIGLGGDENAARRLNVLRAIDKLDKFPVNEIRKLLGVGRWDGGEEGKGDFTKGAGLNEIQIDAVLWYTTVTLDRVAPASEFSADLRTDMKKAASAGNVRCNIELLNDWSDDANIENWAKLGGKSDILLEGIKELRQMAHIFYATGYGTKRISIDPSVVRGLEYYTGPVYEAELTFDVTNEKGEKVVFGSVGGGGRYDGLVSRFMGQPVPATGFSIGVSRLMTALKNLGKLGAEEVPAPVLITVMDGDVESMGRYQRFTQALRNEGIRAEMYQGNWKKFGNQLKYADRRGSPIAIIQGGDEREQGVVQIKDLIEGKRLSGEITDNTEWREARVAQIVVPEAELVAKVKEILAAQADDRARAK
- a CDS encoding protein kinase; amino-acid sequence: MADYNLWADLFDTWQSSSDWIKALVIVTPPGFAVSVLALLLRHRRERPGNPPQGAIYQPPPRPEDSAEIIDVTILDAATNLQTRLEEARHALLPQNRTLLDSEELGRRTIRQQIEQIILEEYHRRSDPADALERVRQFLRQHQPQQKDGRQTED